The stretch of DNA CAGTGCCCGGTCAAGCGGCAGTGGCCACGCCTCTTCGAGCACCTGCGCAACGGCTACTTCAAGCCGAGCGACGTGGTCACCCACCACGTCCCGCTCGAGCACATCGCCGAGGGCTACCACATGTTCTCGGCGAAGCTCGACCACTGCATCAAGCCCATCGTCGTCCCGTCCGCGGCATGACCCAGGGGAGAGCCCGATGACCTACACGCCTCAGAAGCCGCCGATCGCGGAGAACAGTGACGCGTTGAGGGCACGCATCCCCGGCTGGGGTGCCGACCTCGACCCGGCCGACCGCCCGTCGGTCCCGCGCGAGCGATTCGACCCGACCTTCTCCGGTGCTCACTGGGAGTACCCCGAGCAGCAGCCGGAGAAGTGGCCGCGGGAGAGGTCCGTCGAACACACCCAGCTCCCTCCGGTGTTCGGGACGTCCTGCCCGCCCAAGGGCCTGTCGGGAGCCATCCGGAGGTTCGCCTACGCGAAGTACAGCGAGGGGCAGGCCGCGCACTGGCTGCTGCTCATCGCCGGCGACCGGGTGGATGCGCTCGAGAGCGGCCTGGTCTCCCTGCTGACGCTGCGCCCGGACAACCCGATCACCGAGACCGGGATCGTGGCCGAGGTGACCCGCCACGGCCTGCGGTCGCGCCTGGGGCATGGCCGCGCCGACGTCAAACACCAGTGGATGGACCCGCTCATCGTCGGCGCCCCGTGGATCGGCGGCGGCGCGGCGGCGTACCTCCTGGTGCGACGTATGCGTCGGCGTTCGTAGCGACGCGATCGGACGGCGTGCTCGCATGATCCGGGCGTCACGAGCCGGACGCAGGGAGGGGAGAGGGGTCCAGTGACCGCAGAGCTCGGTACGGACGCGAGCGCCAGACGCATCCTGTCTCCCCGTCGCTCACTGGTCAGCCTGGTCATCGGTCTCGCGGCGGGCGTCGTGGTCGCCGTGGTCGCCTCCCCACGGCTGCTGCCCCTGGTGACCTGGACCGTCACGGTCGCCGTCCTGCTCACGTGGGTCTGGCGGATGAGCTGGGCGCAGGACTCGGACGGGACGAAGCGTCTCGCGGAGCAGGAGAGCACGACGAGATCCGCTGACGTCTGGCTGCTCGCCGCGGCTGTCACGAGCCTCGCCGTGGTCGTGGTGGCGCTCGTGCAGTCCAGCAGCCAGCGCAGCGGCACCGCCGTCGCCTCGGTGCTGCTCAGCGTCCTCAGCGTCACACTCTCCTGGGCGCTGGTGAACACCGTTTACGCCTTCAAGTACGCGCGCCTGTACTACCTCGACGAGCCCGACACGGGCGGGATCGACTTCAAGCAGCAGCATCCCCCGACGTACAGCGACTTCGCGTACATGGCCTTCACGGTCGGCATGTCGTTCGCCGTCTCGGAGACCGAGCCCACCTCCACCCGGATCAGGCGGGTGGCGTTCGGCCACGCCCTGCTGTCCTACG from Nocardioides sp. BP30 encodes:
- a CDS encoding DUF1345 domain-containing protein, with the protein product MTAELGTDASARRILSPRRSLVSLVIGLAAGVVVAVVASPRLLPLVTWTVTVAVLLTWVWRMSWAQDSDGTKRLAEQESTTRSADVWLLAAAVTSLAVVVVALVQSSSQRSGTAVASVLLSVLSVTLSWALVNTVYAFKYARLYYLDEPDTGGIDFKQQHPPTYSDFAYMAFTVGMSFAVSETEPTSTRIRRVAFGHALLSYAFGTGVLAVAINLVTNLGQ